A portion of the Streptomyces sp. YPW6 genome contains these proteins:
- a CDS encoding single-stranded DNA-binding protein, with protein MAGETVITIVGNLVDDPELKFTPAGHPVAKFRMASTPRTFDRQTNEWKDAESLFLTVTAWRSLAENVAGSLQRGMRVIVQGALKQRSYEDREGVKRTVYEVEAEEVGPSLKSATAAVTKTNGNQSRQQSQQSNTGGYGAQQPARDQWTTGQQQNGWGQQRPGEPPF; from the coding sequence ATGGCAGGCGAAACCGTAATCACCATCGTCGGCAACCTCGTCGACGACCCCGAGCTGAAGTTCACCCCGGCCGGCCACCCGGTCGCGAAGTTCCGCATGGCGTCCACCCCCCGCACGTTCGACCGCCAGACGAACGAGTGGAAAGACGCCGAGTCCCTGTTCCTCACCGTCACCGCCTGGCGCTCCCTCGCCGAAAACGTCGCCGGATCACTCCAGCGCGGCATGCGCGTCATCGTCCAAGGAGCCCTGAAACAGCGCTCGTACGAGGACCGCGAAGGCGTCAAGCGCACCGTGTACGAGGTCGAGGCCGAGGAAGTCGGCCCCTCGCTCAAGAGCGCCACCGCCGCCGTCACGAAGACCAACGGCAATCAGAGCCGCCAGCAGTCCCAGCAGTCCAACACCGGCGGATACGGGGCACAGCAGCCCGCCCGCGACCAGTGGACCACCGGCCAGCAGCAGAACGGATGGGGACAGCAACGCCCCGGAGAGCCCCCGTTCTGA
- a CDS encoding HNH endonuclease signature motif containing protein yields the protein MPPRPRPTAAWRYWSRVAFDGPLPLVRGVLGHCHEWTGATNEKGYGTFWLGRTVKAHRHAYRLAGLPLPADLDVDHRCRNRACVRPSHLRAVTHRVNLLASTNHVALRAAQTACHRGHPFDAENTIRAKNGTRKCRACKNTAARAAYRTTTPERQAA from the coding sequence ATGCCGCCCAGGCCCCGCCCTACCGCAGCATGGCGCTACTGGTCCCGCGTCGCGTTCGATGGCCCCCTCCCCCTCGTCCGCGGAGTCCTCGGCCACTGCCACGAATGGACCGGCGCGACCAACGAGAAGGGCTACGGCACGTTCTGGCTCGGCCGCACCGTCAAGGCCCACCGGCACGCGTACCGGCTCGCCGGTCTCCCGCTCCCGGCCGACCTCGACGTTGACCACCGCTGCCGCAACCGCGCCTGTGTCCGCCCGAGCCACCTCCGCGCCGTCACGCACCGCGTGAACCTCCTCGCCTCGACCAACCACGTCGCGTTGCGCGCCGCCCAGACCGCATGCCACCGCGGCCACCCATTCGACGCCGAGAACACCATCCGCGCGAAGAACGGCACCCGGAAGTGCCGGGCGTGCAAGAACACCGCCGCCCGCGCCGCATACCGCACCACCACCCCCGAAAGGCAGGCCGCCTGA